The genomic region gagaaaggattagcgatagaaaaggtcctaattgagcaaggagtcatcaaaatattcaaagaaaacaaagaggactttaaaggaaaagacaagccaagagtttggaataaaaacaagaacacagtcaatgatggtgttgttgatgccaatacagtgcgacccaaaatcatttttctggatcaagctctacaaacaatcaagtgaatactcaaacaacttccaagtcccgaaggaagtacactccattgggagaaccgctTCAGtctgttttcaaaaagctagtggcaaacaaaataatcacaattctagatttacctccatatgagccaaaggtcaaaccaaattggtggaatgacgatgagtattgtgaatttcataagagcaagggccataaaataggaaattgttatcgactgaagaacatcatacaagatctcattgatagaggtggcattgagattgaaggacactcatccaaccaagaacatgagatgtttaaggaaccattcccaaaacatgacaagggaaaagctaaagccacagatgatcagaccaactataccagagcatcttataactatgattcaactgtcaatcatattttgatggaaaattatgtctctaccattatcatcaaggacaaaacacatgaGACTTCTACCcaaatgtcatgtccccttttcaaaacaattcaaattaataacttttcctatggcagtgaggtgttttaaataaatttttgggaAAAGCGTCTAATTTTTGGCAACCAATGGGATGAGAGGAATTAAATAtcattgaaaatataattattctaccctCTTGGTCATGAGTTAGGGTTATGCACTCTTTTTAGAGGTTTTGGAAACATTTTGGGCTCATTCTTGGACTTGATTTTTGctcattgctttgttgttcttcaGAGGCTGCTAAACCTGTGGAGAAGGAGACCCAAAGATGGGAGTTTGTAGGTTTCCAGGAAGGCTAAGGATGGGAGTTTGAGGCTCTTCCATGTGCAAGCTCATGCAGAGTTTGCCTTTGTGCCAAACAGTGCAGATTTGTGTGTGTTTTGGGTGTGTTTGCAAGTGTGTTTCAGCAAGGGTTTGTGTTTTCAGTTAAGTTTTATGTATCAGTTTGTTTTGCTTCTGTATTGCAGCCATTTTGTTGTTAAAATAGAGTGGAATAAGTGTGTTGGGTCGTGATTCTTTTGCTGTGtgagtttgatagtgattttggtgtttccgggctatttttttgttgttttggagcTCGTTGAGCTTTGTATTGAACTCCATTTTTGGAGCTATTTTGTAAAACTCTTTTGCAGATCTAGAAGTGTCATTTTATATGCTGTTATTTTGTCTAAATTTTTCTAGAAATGTTTATTCTCAGATTTATGAAGAATATCTAAAGTTgtgttacttttggcattgtttcgGGTATACCCGATTTGGCAGTTTTCAAAGAAATCTTTATTTGGTGGAAATTTTGTtgtattgcattaaaaataaaaaggaatatcaaATCTCATGTAAAAACCAGTAAGAggcattacaatggtatcagagccaatatcTTGTCAGCCTGAGGGTTTATACCATTTTGCATGCAACCAAGTGAACGAGAAAAAAAGGTATTTGCAGGGACAGAAGAACAAGGAGATTTTGTACAAATATTTGGttgaggataaaaatataaaatctaaagaAAAGATAATAATGGCTGACCCAGATGAGATGCATAAACAATTTTTCTTAGAACTCCAGAATAACCAAAAGAAAACTGCAGATAGTTTGGCTGAGACTAGAGAAGCCCTACGGTTATTAATAGAAAAACTTCAAGAAGTAGGGTCTACTAATGAGAGAGGAAGCACTTCAGAGGGGCCAAAAGGTTTGAAACCTACATCCTCTAAATCAGAAAAAAGTATATTCTTACCTGTATCAAATGCAACTATTAATCCTATGGAAGAGGTTACCGGAAATCTAGTTGCATTGAGGGCCACTTATAATGGCTTGGATGATGACTTTAAGGGTTCAGTTCCTTTTAGAGAATATGTGGACATGATGAACACTTTGCTGCCCAAGAAAGAGTATAGGAGAGAGCAGGACATACGTGGAAGAGAACTCAAAAATAAAATAAGCAAATTCGCAACCCCTACCTTTGATGGAACAAGCAAAATTTCTGCTAGAGCATGGTTACAAAAGTTACAAACCTTCTTCACTCTTAATCCTATGAAGGAGCATGATTTTGTTCATTTTGCAACACTACACTTGGAAGATGCAGCTTATGATTGGTGGTATCATGGAATGACTACTCAAGGCCATGGTCAGGTAACTACTTTTGATGAGTTTAGTCAAAgagtgatagatagatttgatctcAAGGATGAGGAAGAGTATTTTCAAGAATTGTCAAAGTTGAGACAAACCAAATCAGTTAATGAGTATGTAGAAGAATTTCAAAAGGTGGCTATTATGGTACCTGATATATCTGAAAAGAGAATCATTTATCTTTTCCTTGATGGTCTTGAGGATCCAATTAAGGGCTTGGTTAAGGCTTTCTCACCCTCAACTTTACAGGAAGCTATCAAAAGAAGTTTGCAGCTTGAAACTTCCATGCCTAAGAAACCAGTGACAAATCAAAAGCCTCCAAATCTTTGGCAACATAAGGGAAATTTTCAGAAAAAGTCTTTTTTACAACCACCAGCAAAGAATGTGACAAATACAACAAACAAGAAGGTAGATGAAGAGATTAAGAGTGAACTTCgaaggaaaaagatttgtttcACCTGTAGGGAGCCATGGGTTCTAGGACATAGGTGTTTGGGAAAAGGTCAAGTGCACTATATTGAGGTTGCTTCAGAATCTGATTTAGATGAGCATGAGGAATTTCATGACactaaggaagaagaagaagaagaagagaaagaaaaagaaatcagcaAGGGTGGCACTTTAGCAGCATTATCAGGAGTCCCAAGATATCATCCTTTCCGCATCCGAGGGGTATTAGCAAGGCAGAGGATGACAGTCCTTCTAGATAGTGGGGCAACTCACAATTCTATAGATGAGGGGTTTGTCATAAAAAGAGGACttaaagaagaagattttgaagggTTCAATGTTATTGTAGCTGATGGATTCACTATGCCTTGCACACGTGTGGTAAAGCAACTCAAGATGACTTTGGAAGACTATGAGCTTTGTGATGACTTCTATGTTTTTGGAATTGGAGAAATAGATATTGTATTGGGTGTTCAATGGTTATACTCTATTGGGGGCTATTACATGAACCATCAAACAATGGAGTTCAAGTTCCAGTCCAATGGGAAAGAAGTCCTATTAAGGGGCTTATCAAATGGAGCACCCAGGGTGGTCACTGCAAAGAGGATGGAGAGGACCTTTCAAAGAGGACAAGTAGCATGGGCAGCAGGAATCATAATCCATCCCACGAGCTCTTCCAAGGGACAAGGTAATTTCCATTTTGAAATTCAGAAAATTCTTGATAAGCATAgtctagttttcaatgattttcccCCACAATTACCACTAGATAGGGGATTTGAGCATGTTATAGAATTATAACAAGGTGCAAAACCTGTTATAACTACTCCATACCACCATCCAAGGGGTTATAAAGAGGAAATAGAAAAGACTATTAAGGAACTCTTGGACATGGGATTCATAAGGCCAAGCTCTAGCCCATTTGCATCTTCTGTGGTACTTGTGAAGAAAAAGGATGGTACaatgagaatgtgcatagattatAGGGCCCTAAACAAGAAGACCATAAAAAATAGGTATCCCATACCTCATatagatgagctcattgatgagttacatggtgcgttatacttttcaaaaattgacttgagatCAGGTTACCATCAGAGTCGCATGAGGAAGGAAGATGTGGAAAAGACTACTTTTAGATGTCACTATGGGCACGTTGAATTTCTTGTTATGCCCTTTGGTCTTACTAATGCACCAGCAACATTCCAATCTtgtatgaataaggtattcaacaaGCATCTTCAAAAATTTGTtttggtgttctttgatgatattttgatttatagtAAAACATAGAAAGAGCATTTAGAGCATATAGATACTATTTTGGGCATCTTGGAGCAGCAATCCTTCTATGCTAAATTATCCAAATGTGAGTCTGGTTTGACTGAGATTCTATACTTAGGACATGTTATAAGTTGCAAGGGAGTACAGGTTGATCAACAAAAGATTCAAGCaattttggattggccaccaccCACCAGTCTTACACAGTTGAGGGGGTTCTTTGGGTTGTGTAGCTACTATAGAAGGTTTGTCAAAGGATTTTCTCAACTTGCTGCACCTTTGACTAATTTGACTAAGAAAGGAGCCTTTGTATGGACAGAAATGGCACAGAAAACATTTGATAAACTTAAGGAGGTGATGAGCTCATGCCCCGTACTTGCAATTCCAGATTTCTCCTTACcttttgttgttgaatgtgatgctTCTAGAGAAGGTATAGGAGCTGTCCTAACTCAAAAGGGACATCCAATAGCATTTGAGAGCAGAAAATTGAATCAACTAGAAAGAGGGTATtccatctatgacaaggaaatgctagctatcatgCATGCACTTGACAAATTCAGACAATATTTGGTATGTGGGAGATTTGTCATGAAGACAGATCATAATAGCCTCAAGTTCTTTTTAAACCAAAGGGATTTGAATGTCcgtcaacaaaaatgggtgagtaaattgcaagcctatgattttgagattgagtatgtaaaaggaaagaaaaatgtagTTGTTGATGCTCTTTCAAGGAAGCCCACTCTATGTTCTTTAACATCTATTTCTGTTGATTGGAAGGTTTCCATAATTTCAGAGTATGCTAAAGATTCCTTTGCCACTAATATATTGCATGAGTTAGTGGATGATAATAGATACAAAGTTATTGATGAGCTGATCTATTACAAGAATAGGATATTTTTGGTGCCAGGATCAAAGATTAAGGAAAAGATATTGAGGGCCTTTCATGAAACACCATTAGCTAGTCATCAAGGATATTTCAAAACATATAGGCAGATCCAAGAGTGTTTTGTGTGGAAGGGTATGAAGGAGGATGTTCTCAAACACATTAAGGAATGCATGGTATGCCAACAAAACAAGAGTGAGAAGATTTTTCCAGCTGGGTTATTGCAACCACTTCCCATTCCTtaacaaaaatgggaaagtatttccatggacttCATTACTGGTTTGCCTAAGGCTCAAGGTAAGGATTGCATATACGTGGTAGTAGATAGGCTAACCAAGTATGCACATTTCTTTCCTATTGCATTTGATTTCAAGGCATCACAAGTGGCAgaattgttcttcaaagaaattttcagaTTACATGGTTTGCCTAAGAACATTGTCAGTGATAGAGATAGTAGATTTCTCAGCTCTTTTTGGAAGGAACTCTTTCATTTGATAGGGATAGAACTCACTCCTAGTACCAGCtatcatcctcaaacagatggacaAACAAAAATAGTTAATAAATGGATAGAGGGATACTTGAGGAACTATGTTTCAAATCAGCAGCATGCTTGGGTAAAATGGTTGCATCtaggggagtattgttacaatacctcTCATCATATGTCTATTGGTATGCCTCCTTTCCATGATCTCTATGGTTATGATGCCCTTTCCTTTGTTGATCTATTACTTTCAGATAGTAGAGTACCCGCAACACATGATTTTATTGAGCAAAGCCAAAACATACTCAGGTTTCTCAAGGATAATCTACAACATGCACAAAATCAGCAAAAATTGTATGTGGATAGAAAGAGAATAGAAAGAGTTTTTTAGGTAGGAGAATTGGTATTTGTTAGGTTGCAGCCATATAAGCAAAGTACCTTGAAGAGGAGTGGGGTAGAGAAGCTCAAGCCAAGGTTTTATGGGCCCTATAAGATCATCGGAAAGATAGGAGAGGTAGCTTATGAATTGGAGCTTCCACCTAATAGCAAAatacataatgtttttcatgtttcttgcTTAAAGAAGGTTATTGGACAGTAATTCATGGTATCTATAGAGTTTCCACCCCTTGATGATGATGGGAAATTAGTTTTAATACCAGAGGAGGTGTTGGATACAAGGGAAAGAAGATTGAGAAATAGAAACATCACAGAGCATCTAGTCAAATGGAAGGGATTACCATTAGAGGATGCAACTTGGGAAGGAGTAGAGATTCTTGAACATACCAACCTTcatttcttgaggacaagcaatatttgggagggaggacttgtcatgtccccttttcaaaacaattcaaattaatAACTTTTCCTATGGCGgtgaggtgttttaaataaatttttgggaAAAGTGTCTAATTTTTGGCAACCAATGGGATGAGAGGAATTAAATAtcattgaaaatataattattctaccctCTTGGTCATGAGTTAGGGTTATGCACTCTTTTTAGAGGTTTTGGAAACATTTTGGGCTCATTCTTGGACTTGATTTTTGCTCATTGTTGTGTTGTTCTTCAGAGGCTGCTAAACTTGTGGAGAAGGAGACCCAAATACAGGAGTTTTTAGGTTTCTAAGAAGGCTAAGGATGGGAATTTGAGGATCTTCCATGTGCAAGCTCATGCAGAGTTTGCCTTTGTGCCAAACAGTGCAGATTTGTGTGTGTTTTGGGTGTGTTTGCAAGTGTGTTTCAGCAAGGGTTTGTGTTTTCAGTTAAGTTTTATGTATCAGTTTGGTTTGCTGCTATATTTCAGCCATTTTGTTGTTAAAATAGAGTGTAATAAGTGTGTTGGGTCATGATTCTTTTTTTGTGtgagtttgatagtgattttggtgtttccaggctatttttgtgttgttttggagccCGTTGAGCTTTGTATTgaactccatttttggagatattttgtaaAACTCTTTTGCAGATCTGGAAGTGTCATTTTATAGGCCATTATGTTATCAAAATTTTTCTAGAAATGTTTATTCTCATATTTATGAAGATTATCTAAAGTTgtgttacttttggcattgtttcgGGTATACCTGATTTGGCGGTTTTCAAAGAAATCTTTATTTGGTGGAAATTTTGTtgtattgcattaaaaataaaaaggaatatcaaATCTTATGTAAAAACCAGTAAGAGGACATTAcaccaaagacccaagattgtcctaaaaggcattggatcttcttctgaacctacctctgaatgtaatgttacaactcgtcaaggtaaattcacttttcaaggtgctccagctaaaaacaccacttccgcatcaaccaaacctgagtatgaccttgtagaacagttagggaagacacccgcacttatctcaatccttgagctcttacgcatatcccccgcacataaagccattcttgataaaatcttgagacacactgctatccctactgatctgaacatggaccagtttcaagccatggtgggatacctttccattccacactgcCTTACATtcagagaagttgatgatgcctctgtaagtcagccacataatgcactgttacacattgaagccttcatacacaaacatcaaataaaatgagtcctggtagatggaggagtgggtctaaacatttgcacattgaacacaataatacaattgggatattcagataaagttgtgaattctacaaacaaaattaccatcaaagcatatgatgatgaagagcgttcatccaaaggaacagtcaccttacctctcagggttgggccagttacaaaagatgtggtttgtcaagtccttgaccttgatctcacatacaacatacttttgggacgtccttggattcatgagatgagcgcagtcccatctacatatcatcgatgtatcaagtttccatacaatggagttgaagtgaccgtcaaaggtgatccaaatccattcatatattgcaacaatctgtgacctagatcagaaataacaataccagtcaatcgagaggctattccatccttgacatatgtggatctagaatcattgaaagcttctacatcaaaacaagcagagatcaaagaaaagttcaagattaaagatttgggatgcggtgagtatatctttcatgttgatcaactcccactatttcctaagacattcagtcgacaggaacaacctacaaacaattttcaatgccgaggaattgggtgtgaaccacctagtgttgtggttactaagtctaaatgcaaatctcctctagtggtgcaagcaactcttgatatcaatagtcctaagagtggttccagcgaagaatctattgagcgtatcaccaactctcttgataactcacatagctttaccatatcatccactcattccatttctactccTTTCCTAgatttggatcaacaagaattagaaaagcccttactcattagagatcaaaaatcaagctttgaaaagaaaaatctaaaattaaaaaataaagagaagtcctttagtccaaatcaaaatcaaaagctattggactctgcaaaaatcaaagtcagggataaaactcctatgaagaaaaaagagcaagagttgatctcccctaatatcaaaataactgggggcaaaatttctacaattttaagacaaaaagcatacttgttgatcctaagtctccatcataccATTCTACTTTCAATTCTTTtcccaatcataagccttcatcactcatccacttgttctacacatcctttcccttttggtgatatatcatggacctttaatggagcttcctcaagggactttgctatcagggatgcccaaacttctttaggtgacatgcatatgggaaaacgtagtccacacactagtaattctatcccagttccttcatcaaggaagacagtcactcgagatacacatcattcaatcaaggaacgttgcagttacaatcataaggttaagcctcacatatttgaggtaggtgacttggttcttagaaaaaatcctaaaaatcagcaagatagagagaagaagggcaagttcgaaccaaactggcttggtccttacatcatcacagtagcatatggatctggtgcatatcagctctcaaccaaagagggtgaacctttggatgatcctatcaacaacatgcaccttcgcaggttttacacatagctctttcgagtatcctaattcaaaaacacaaaaataaaaaaataaaaatcataaaacataaaaaaatcattacttggtgaaaacctagcaaacaggcaccttgtgacacaaaaaaaatcaaaaaacatttcatccaacggtgaaaaccactttggtggcgccctgggcaagtaccatggtgaaaactgggccaccagtgccatgtgtagagacattgctcctccttccttcaggattccatttccttcatttttcactttgcacacactcacaacctatccatccataataaacttacccattcccatcatggcttgttattgatctacccaagattggttcgccattcataataaacatccctttttccccctttttccattaataataaatcagctcctatctatggctaaggcaaatcctacgtctagtgatgggtgtggaactaagagcatcacatgttctaaggagtacagtctcttccaaccttcttcagtctatccgcacacaattcacaataaagcagcatttgcatcgccaatccgcaataaagtttcatcttctccgtaataaagtatcaattgcatggatttagtcagttttagatgagacacaacagcaataatggactttcaacaaatcaaatctttcaacagactcagacaactttattgttcagtgctatctatccttttgtgaaagtaaacattgtgaccataatcaaataagacttatacaagtgacaagagacactaaacttgaggactacagtggatgttggtgtcaagtcttggttttcttttgatttttatcttttttggtgacatgtcttttagcttttccaggatgtctctaactagagattctatctccaggatgtctttgactagaaaggcaaggatggggtatcgtcacctatttttctttgctatctgtggattgtctcttagtaatggtATGActcgtccaaggatatgaggacactgagagtctagtatgaactggggcattccttgtttgcaactgtcttatctccatgcaaacaggtacaatgactttctgggtcaaacatatacctcgattctcataacctattttgccataataaagctcaatgatgataacgcacaagaagctctttcactttcatattttctatcttccattcccctttcttgattgacttccatcgtccttctcgagtctgtgtagctcgctatcacatgactgagtataatgacacaccaaaaacatttgcattttatgtagttgcacctgcattaccacatattaagcatttcataaatacatatagatatcacaattgcatcaccacctgcacacaacacatgttagcacattttacattctcatcatgtaaataatcatttgcattatcatattcatccgcatttcatacattcacatttgcattagcataacatattcaaaacataaaagaacaaaaatattgcattccatcatgtacatatttgcatccatatcataagcatcacatagcaacatcacataggtacacatgcatatagctgtcgtaatgatgaatcatctcatatatatatatatatatatatcaaaatcataagtgtcatgatacaatgatgtcaatatacATATGGCTACattgccaaccctcgtgtcgccctatccaaacagaggaacccactgatcactcttgcTAGTATCGATGGTAGTGCCAATCATGTCTGTGTCATTGTGTCCACGCCACAtatcccaccctcatctctagtcctagatcctggaacactcgtctcggtacatccctgtctctgtctcaatcgtagggtactaactccccatcgatcggtatcctatatacatcctctaaggtgactgtcatctcacccatcagcaaatgaaaactacaagtctttgaGTGTCATCTCTCAACCAgcacagtcagcaatcccatgttcatccaaaactcaggcacatatagaatgaatcacaagcccataacctcaatggcggctcagtcctcaaatgtcagctccagtcgtaacctctgagtcgatgagaatctctctcatgactctagcataggtaggtactcctgtagtcaagcaaatcaattatgtcagtcatagtggcattccctgttcatcacaaaatgctactttttatcttagTACTTATGATACTAtggatcctagtggtactccctgttcatcacaaagtactacgtgtttttgcactccctgttcatcacaaagtgctgctcatttttgcactccctgttcatcacaaagtgttgttcatattagtactccctgttcatcacaaagtactatgtcttggtactccctgttcatcacaaagtgccttgatctatcctagtcttccctagaggacctgcttgagtgtatcctctcagcagcttatccaatcgaaaGCATATGTTAATCATAGAATTGTTGATttaacctagaagacataaaccgcattcatgaca from Cryptomeria japonica chromosome 3, Sugi_1.0, whole genome shotgun sequence harbors:
- the LOC131874031 gene encoding uncharacterized protein LOC131874031 — its product is MVSEPISCQPEGLYHFACNQVNEKKRYLQGQKNKEILYKYLVEDKNIKSKEKIIMADPDEMHKQFFLELQNNQKKTADSLAETREALRLLIEKLQEVGSTNERGSTSEGPKGLKPTSSKSEKSIFLPVSNATINPMEEVTGNLVALRATYNGLDDDFKGSVPFREYVDMMNTLLPKKEYRREQDIRGRELKNKISKFATPTFDGTSKISARAWLQKLQTFFTLNPMKEHDFVHFATLHLEDAAYDWWYHGMTTQGHGQVTTFDEFSQRVIDRFDLKDEEEYFQELSKLRQTKSVNEYVEEFQKVAIMVPDISEKRIIYLFLDGLEDPIKGLVKAFSPSTLQEAIKRSLQLETSMPKKPVTNQKPPNLWQHKGNFQKKSFLQPPAKNVTNTTNKKVDEEIKSELRRKKICFTCREPWVLGHRCLGKGQVHYIEVASESDLDEHEEFHDTKEEEEEEEKEKEISKGGTLAALSGVPRYHPFRIRGVLARQRMTVLLDSGATHNSIDEGFVIKRGLKEEDFEGFNVIVADGFTMPCTRVVKQLKMTLEDYELCDDFYVFGIGEIDIVLGVQWLYSIGGYYMNHQTMEFKFQSNGKEVLLRGLSNGAPRVVTAKRMERTFQRGQVAWAAGIIIHPTSSSKGQGAKPVITTPYHHPRGYKEEIEKTIKELLDMGFIRPSSSPFASSVVLVKKKDGYHQSRMRKEDVEKTTFRCHYGHVEFLVMPFGLTNAPATFQSCMNKQSFYAKLSKCESGLTEILYLGHVISCKGVQVDQQKIQAILDWPPPTSLTQLRGFFGLCSYYRRFVKGFSQLAAPLTNLTKKGAFVWTEMAQKTFDKLKEVMSSCPVLAIPDFSLPFVVECDASREGIGAVLTQKGHPIAFESRKLNQLERGYSIYDKEMLAIMHALDKFRQYLVSIISEYAKDSFATNILHELVDDNRYKVIDELIYYKNRIFLVPGSKIKEKILRAFHETPLASHQGYFKTYRQIQECFVWKGMKEDVLKHIKECMVCQQNKSEKIFPAGLLQPLPIP